The genomic interval GGCGTCATACCGAATATTCTCCGGAAACAAGGCCAGGGCCAGGGAGGTCTCGAACTCCCGCCGGGTCAACTTGGCCAACATGACTTCCTGATTGGGCATAATATTCTTTCCTGAAGACCATGATCCTTCAAGAGGCCGATCGTATTTTCGAGGAGCGTTTCTTCTTTTGAGGCAATGATTTCTTATTTACTTCGGTAGCATAGTCAAAGGCTTCTTTGCTGCCTGGCGAAACTTTCGGCCACCAAATATAATCCGCATGTTTGGGAAGGCCTGCGGACTTATAGACACGGCTTAGATTCTTAAGAAGTTCTTTTTCTCTAAGGAGTCTATAAGAGGAATTTCCTTTAAGGTCGATCTCTACGCTTAACGGTCCAAAATTTTTCACTTCAAACTCCCATACGGCATCTACCATTCCAAATTCCGGCCAATAGCAATTGCGGACTTTTTGAATTTGGCTGGCGTATAGGGCGGCGCATCCCCCCACCGCCTGTAAAAATACACACTTTT from Deltaproteobacteria bacterium carries:
- a CDS encoding FumA C-terminus/TtdB family hydratase beta subunit — its product is MDRREFHLTTPINATQTKNLRLDDIVYIDGTIFTIRDWSHQRIAQLLQEGKKEAIPFHLQGLGILHCGPIMTQKEGRGWEVVSAGPTSSSRFSSFIPVLLKGLHPGVMIGKGHLDEKIIGDLVQEKCVFLQAVGGCAALYASQIQKVRNCYWPEFGMVDAVWEFEVKNFGPLSVEIDLKGNSSYRLLREKELLKNLSRVYKSAGLPKHADYIWWPKVSPGSKEAFDYATEVNKKSLPQKKKRSSKIRSAS